In Hypomesus transpacificus isolate Combined female unplaced genomic scaffold, fHypTra1 scaffold_27, whole genome shotgun sequence, one genomic interval encodes:
- the ccni gene encoding cyclin-I — protein MKFAEPLESQRLSFLLEKAASREANMWKVYVPKKVPTQVQDTDISNDQRDEAVRWLTALHSKLHLYPETLSLAISILDRFLASIKARPKYLRCIAIACFFLATKTSEEDERVPLLQDLASTSSCGCSPSEILRMERIILDKLSWDLHAATPLDFLQIFHAMVLSCKSPFLVGLLGLDPSQHMALLTQQLHHCLADHTLLQFKGSMLALALITLELETRCPDWLALTIDLLRKAQIDSSQLIRCRELVAHSLSTSQASLPPNTVYIYQPLHQSLVPRNRGCPVAPHRAPLPPATAPAQEPPHGASGTTTQLVTLKPYHHHPHLQRPQQQVHRRCKHSSKRKVEEMEVDDFYDGIKRLYNEESAHEGAAGEGQGLGCGVLLVWQEGSTSPCPPLQPVSVT, from the exons ATGAAGTTTGCAGAACCCTTGGAAAGCCAGAGGCTGTCTTTTCTTTTGGAAAAGGCAGCCTCTAGGGAAGCTAACATGTGGAAGGTGTATGTGCCAAAGAAAGTACCCACCCAG GTCCAGGATACAGACATCTCCAATGACCAGCGTGACGAAGCTGTCCGCTGGCTCACTGCCTTGCACAGCAAGCTCCACCTCTACCCTGAGACCCTCTCCCTGGCCATCAGTATTTTAGACAGGTTTTTAGCATCCATAAAG GCCCGTCCAAAGTATCTGCGCTGCATTGCCATCGCCTGCTTCTTCCTGGCCACCAAGACCagcgaggaggacgag cgtGTTCCATTGCTGCAAGACCTGGCCAGCACCAGCAGCTGTGGCTGCTCTCCATCAGAGATCCTGAGGATGGAGAGGATCATTCTGGATAAGCTGAGCTGGGACCTGCATGCTGCTACACCGCTGGACTTCCTCCAAATA TTCCACGCGATGGTGCTGTCCTGCAAGTCCCCGTTCTTAGTGGGGCTCCTGGGGTTGGACCCTTCCCAGCACATGGCCCTGTTGACTCAGCAGCTGCACCACTGCCTGGCAGACCACACCCTGCTGCAGTTCAAGGGCTCCATGCTGGCCCTGGCCCTCATCACCCTGGAACTGGAGACACGCTGTCCGGACTGGCTGGCTCTTACCATCGACCTGCTCAGGAAAGCACag ATTGATAGCTCACAGTTAATCCGCTGTCGAGAGCTGGTGGCACATAGCCTGTCCACATCCCAAGCTTCCCTGCCTCCCAACACTGTTTATATCTACCAGCCTCTGCACCAGAGCCTGGTTCCCCGTAACCGGGGGTGCCCTGTGGCCCCCCACAGGGCCCCCCTACCCCCGGCCACAGCACCTGCCCAGGAACCACCGCACGGGGCCTCTGGTACCACCACCCAGCTGGTTACGCTCAAGccctaccaccaccacccccatctcCAGCGCCCCCAGCAACAAGTCCACCGGCGCTGCAAGCATTCCTCGAAgcggaaggtggaggagatggaggtcgACGACTTCTACGACGGGATCAAGCGCCTCTATAACGAAGAGAGCGCCCACGAGGGGGCAGCCGGGGAGGGGCAAGGGCTGGGGTGCGGCGTCCTGCTGGTTTGGCAGGAGGGCAgcacctccccctgcccccctctgcaGCCAGTCAGTGTCACctag
- the LOC124463126 gene encoding uncharacterized protein LOC124463126, producing the protein MATDFTQDSLLGFLQSNGGKVKNSELLSHYQTFLRDHENKKQNREMFKRFVNSVAVVKQVEGVSYIVLRKAYLPLSRDFVAPKTGRKPEQTVRVKKRSPRAEGNQDAFLGLTESDVQAKSQRELHVPLSSTNQINTAQCLPVAGILNNNDVDTVNFDKPIRNSSPYASGRALPQISNTEERFPNNTEPKVSKQGEKNFKAEPVKRASKPPELCNKPNYAEATLGQPKEPIAQREPFCSPPDILHLHAVELEESPLQQVKLHVVSGQVPSNGAKHHGRSNAAPAAWPLHPTLEHASRFSTSSPCISDRPDAKYPRAQPDSALTRSNGSIAGHIPQEVESGAASLVSGQPRHSSLPLEEGYHSPPAAAPGYVDLHHIHYQAVTGLWSSRGSLVPSSTGSPEWPQGSSVGEWTSDEDLDSRSPSGEQGFKVHSMLHRAEQARRLSLMHRTERNGIAWHHSTGDLDTQNLSAMSSWNHSASHLNNQESSSSWNHSMGNLHDDQVEPEAGQTGITPEPVLRPSVRRLKSKLRSRMCRSLGADLDQPFTEDSTSARHNRLHLLSTSLSFRYPFSAGSSTPPRTNSHRDLAASPAPSGKSYSSSGHDGSYFHRQALVPLESNEHDWLVKGAAGTWTEIYSLFREEPSLLTKRDFITGYTVLHWVAKHGDHRVLNTLWYGVDKMGMTLDINSKTTCGYTPLHLAALHGHKMMIRLLVHKFKANVSLRDTSGKKPWQYLGDNAQGDLLQLLGAPLRAGGASGAKISTPTTPLSSVDRLATTSGAVKRSTSIAAFLKPKALSRSTGLHLDPFM; encoded by the coding sequence ATGGCTACCGATTTTACTCAAGATTCGCTTTTGGGCTTTCTCCAAAGTAACGGCGGAAAGGTGAAAAACTCGGAGCTGTTGTCTCATTACCAGACATTCCTGCGGGACCACGAAAACAAAAAGCAGAATAGGGAGATGTTCAAAAGGTTCGTCAACTCCGTAGCTGTTGTAAAGCAGGTGGAGGGAGTGTCATATATTGTTCTGAGAAAGGCATATTTGCCGCTCTCTAGAGACTTCGTCGCACCAAAGACTGGTCGAAAGCCTGAGCAAACGGTGAGGGTGAAAAAACGATCCCCGCGGGCTGAGGGAAACCAGGACGCGTTTCTTGGTTTGACCGAGAGCGATGTCCAGGCAAAGTCGCAGAGGGAATTGCATGTTCCGCTGAGCAGTACCAACCAAATCAACACAGCTCAATGTTTGCCGGTGGCAGGAATTCTGAACAACAACGATGTGGATACAGTTAACTTTGATAAGCCAATTCGAAACTCGTCTCCGTATGCGTCCGGCCGCGCACTACCACAGATATCCAACACGGAGGAGCGATTCCCAAACAATACAGAACCTAAAGTATCAAAACAGGGTGAGAAGAACTTTAAAGCAGAGCCCGTTAAAAGAGCCTCGAAGCCACCAGAACTGTGTAACAAACCTAATTACGCTGAGGCTACACTTGGCCAACCAAAAGAACCAATTGCTCAAAGAGAGCCCTTCTGTTCCCCTCCAGATATCCTACACCTACATGCGGTGGAGTTGGAGGAATCTCCTCTTCAACAAGTAAAGCTGCATGTAGTCTCTGGGCAGGTGCCCAGCAATGGAGCAAAGCATCACGGGAGGTCTAACGCAGCACCCGCCGCATGGCCATTGCACCCGACGCTCGAACACGCTAGTAGATTCTCAACTTCATCACCCTGTATATCTGACAGGCCTGACGCAAAATACCCACGTGCTCAGCCTGACTCGGCACTCACGCGTAGCAATGGTAGCATTGCCGGTCACATACCACAGGAGGTGGAGAGTGGAGCCGCTTCACTGGTTAGCGGTCAGCCTCGTCACAGCAGCCTGCCCCTGGAGGAAGGCTACCACAGTCCTCCCGCTGCTGCTCCTGGGTACGTAGACCTCCATCACATCCACTACCAGGCAGTTACCGGGTTATGGTCCAGCCGGGGCAGTCttgtcccctcctccacaggctCCCCTGAGTGGCCACAGGGCTCGTCTGTCGGGGAATGGACGAGCGATGAGGATCTGGACTCCAGAAGTCCCTCTGGTGAGCAAGGGTTTAAAGTTCACAGCATGCTCCATCGCGCCGAGCAGGCCAGAAGGCTTTCTCTCATGCATCGCACGGAGAGGAATGGCATTGCGTGGCATCACTCAACGGGCGACCTCGACACCCAGAATCTCTCTGCCATGTCGTCATGGAATCACTCCGCCAGTCATCTAAACAACCAGGAGTCCTCTTCATCGTGGAATCACTCCATGGGGAATCTCCATGACGACCAGGTGGAGCCAGAGGCAGGCCAAACTGGGATTACGCCGGAGCCAGTGTTGCGACCCTCGGTCCGGCGACTCAAGAGCAAACTCCGCAGCCGCATGTGCCGCAGCCTGGGGGCCGATCTGGACCAGCCGTTCACGGAGGACAGCACCTCAGCCCGCCACAACaggctccatctcctctccacctccctgagCTTCCGCTACCCCTTCTCCGCcggctcctccacccccccacggACGAACAGCCACAGGGACCTGGCCGCTTCCCCCGCCCCCAGCGGCAAGAGCTACTCCTCCAGCGGCCACGATGGCAGCTACTTCCACCGGCAGGCTCTGGTCCCCCTGGAGTCCAACGAGCACGACTGGCTTGTGAAGGGAGCTGCGGGCACCTGGACCGAGATCTACTCCCTCTTCAGAGAGGAGCCTAGCCTGCTGACCAAGAGGGACTTCATCACTGGCTACACCGTGCTGCACTGGGTAGCCAAGCACGGAGACCACAGGGTCCTCAACACCCTCTGGTACGGCGTGGATAAGATGGGGATGACCTTGGACATCAACTCCAAGACCACGTGCGGCTACACGCCCTTGCACTTGGCTGCTCTCCACGGCCACAAGATGATGATCCGCCTGCTCGTGCACAAGTTCAAGGCCAACGTCTCCCTGAGAGACACCAGCGGGAAGAAGCCCTGGCAATATCTCGGAGACAATGCCCAGGGAGATCTGCTGCAGCTTCTGGGGGCGCCGCTAAGGGCTGGAGGCGCCAGCGGGGCAAAGATCTCCACCCCAACCACTCCCCTTTCCTCTGTTGACCGCCTAGCGACCACCTCGGGAGCTGTGAAACGATCCACGTCCATCGCTGCTTTCCTGAAGCCCAAGGCTCTGTCGAGAAGCACAGGCCTCCACTTGGATCCCTTTATGTGA